Within the Nitrospira sp. genome, the region CCTTCTCATTTCTTTCCAACTTGTCGTCTAATAATCGGAAAGCCTGGTTTGATGCGAACAAGGATCGATTCCGACGCGTGGTCGAACAACCGGTGCAGGAATTCGTTTCTGCCCTGTGCGCTTGCCTGATTCATACGTTCAAGGACATCAAGCATCTGGAAGGCAAGGTCTTCCGGATCCATCGAGATATTCGGTTCAGCAAGGACAAGAGGCCCTATAAGACCCACATTGGCATTCGCTTCAGCAACAATGCCTCGAAGAACTGCATGGCGCCATTTTTCTATGTTCAGCTGGAGGCAGAGAAGCTTCTCTTTGCTATTGGGCAAAAGGAGTTCGAAGGTACTACCCTAGATCGGTATCGTGCGGCGGTGATGGATACTGAAACGGGCCGAGTCCTCGATGCTGTGGTGAAGAAGATGCGACGCGACGGTGCAAGTTTTCAAGGAGAACCGTTGCAGAAGGTGCCTCGAGGATACCCCACCGACCACGTCAGAGCCGATCTCTTGCAGCTCAAAGGCCTATACGTCGAGAATTGTCTGCCTGTAACCACACAGGTTTATGGCCCGGAATTTATGGGAATGTGCCTTGATCAGTTTGCGAAAGGAAAGCCGCTGTACGATTGGTTGAAAGCACTTTGAATATCGCTTAACCGTGCATCGGCGGACTTTCGAAGGCAACACAGCAGGGAGATCCTTGTGATACAGAGCAAGGGAGAAGCCGCTATGTTCAGCGTCCTGGCAGGTCTAGCCTTCCTGTTCATGGTTGGCACGGCATCCAGCGAAGAATTCCGAACAGATGATCCGCTGAAAGCGTTTGTGTACGGAGAATATCCACTTGGCGATGATTACTTTATAAAGGGGAACGCTGACACACAACTATTCCGGTGTATCCTAACGAAAGCAACAGATGGATTTGAAGGCATCGCGCTGTCGGAAGTTTCGATCTGGGGGTATCGAGGACCGTGGGAGATATTCCGGAAAGAACCAACGGGTTCATATCTATATGCGGGGACGGACCATTTGAGGAGCACTGCATGTCTCGAGTCATGCCAATCAAACACCTACCTACGAACCGGTCAGTGTCAGTGGCGGCGCGGGTGGCCTCAGCAGTAGCCATTGGTTGCCTCGTGGCTGCCGGAATTCTTGAGTGCTCGGAGCGGAGCTACCAGTTGTTCATGGCATCCCATGACGCCATTCGTCCGGGCATGACCATGGGCGAAGTATTTGGTTCCGGTTTAGCCGACTACATGGTCGACATGGGGGTCAAAAACGTGCCGGGCGCAACGCAGCCTGAGAATCAGCCGGCCAGCGCAGCCTGCAAGCGACATGTGCTCGACGTAACTTATGTGGCGGGTTTCCCTGCTTCCCCAGTGTTCCGGATCCGGCTCTATTGCAACATGAACGAACCATCGGCTGGACAGGTTATCCCAGAACATTCGTTCAAGACCAAGCAGGAGTTTCTAGAGGCGCTCGACTCGATGTACGCTTCTTGGGCAAAATATATGGAATTCAGAATCGAGTCGCCTCCCTTGGAGGCATTTGGAGCTTATGACCACTATCTCTTTACCACCGATCAGCAAGGACGGGTCGCTACGGTGTCACCCATCCTTCTGGCTCAATCCAAGAAGCAACAATAACAACCTTCTCCTATTGAATTGAAACGTGCAATCATCAACGGAGAGCTTTACGGGAGGATGGATCATGAACCACACCAAGAGACGAATCCACGATGGGATCGTCGGGGCGGTGATCACCCTTGGTATCACATTGGGCTATAGCCTGCATCCGGCTTGGCTATTCCTACCTGGCGCGATCGGAGTCACTCTGATTCAGAGCGCATTCACCGGGTTCTGCCCCGTGCATTTCCTGCTGGAGAAGGCCTGTGCGCCGGAAACAGAAGCCGGCGGCCTCCGAGGCATGTAGAGGCAAGCACCCGAGGACCCGTGTGACACTCAGTCCGAAGGAACTCCCTAGACCCATTAGTTGCCTCCCACGGAACTACTTGAGCTTAGACGTGGTCCGAGGATCCAGCCCACCCAACCTTCCCTGTTTCACACGTAGCCTGCCCGGTTATCCCTACATGGCAAGCCCACCTTCCTCTCTGCGTCCGATGCATTCTAGACACGGTGAGGAGCAGTCTGTTCGGAAAGATCGGACTCGGTATTGCTCTTCGAGTGCCGACGTCGAATGAGGTGGCTCAACAGCCTGTCGGCGGAGAGCAGTCCTGGTCCATGTAGGACGAAATATAGGAACAAAATCCCGACATAGAACGCTTCTTGGAGCGCAGCATCAGACAATTGTCCGTACGAGATTGAAGCGACGATATTGAGGCCGAACAGCGAGAGGGCTGCCCACCGACCTGCCAGGCCGATGGCCAGCAGGAACGAGCCGCCCAATTCAACGGCGGTGGCCACGTAAGCGGCCATCTCCGGCGACAGCAACGGCACATCGTAGACCATGGTGAAGAGCATCACCGTGGACATCCAACTGGAGAGCTTGACCATCCCGCCCTTCCAGAAGATATGCGCCAGGTACAGAC harbors:
- a CDS encoding DUF2461 domain-containing protein, with product MPTNQTGFLGFPKETFSFLSNLSSNNRKAWFDANKDRFRRVVEQPVQEFVSALCACLIHTFKDIKHLEGKVFRIHRDIRFSKDKRPYKTHIGIRFSNNASKNCMAPFFYVQLEAEKLLFAIGQKEFEGTTLDRYRAAVMDTETGRVLDAVVKKMRRDGASFQGEPLQKVPRGYPTDHVRADLLQLKGLYVENCLPVTTQVYGPEFMGMCLDQFAKGKPLYDWLKAL
- a CDS encoding DUF2892 domain-containing protein, which gives rise to MNHTKRRIHDGIVGAVITLGITLGYSLHPAWLFLPGAIGVTLIQSAFTGFCPVHFLLEKACAPETEAGGLRGM
- a CDS encoding DoxX family protein, with product MYGRLVWGLEALLPFFDLSVRLYLAHIFWKGGMVKLSSWMSTVMLFTMVYDVPLLSPEMAAYVATAVELGGSFLLAIGLAGRWAALSLFGLNIVASISYGQLSDAALQEAFYVGILFLYFVLHGPGLLSADRLLSHLIRRRHSKSNTESDLSEQTAPHRV